DNA from Synechococcus elongatus PCC 6301:
CAAACTGAAGCAAACCCCCGTGTTTGTCGAGGTGAGTGGCAGTTTCAACCAAACTGTGTCCCTACTGCGGGGACTCGAACAGTTGCAACCGCTGTTATTGGTGCGAGACATTGTCGTGACGGCAGAGCCGGTGCCGGTCACGGTCACGCCGAGGGGGCAAATCTTGGCGCGGCCAGCCCCCAAGCTGACGACACAGTTCAATATTGTGGCGCTGAGTCCCTTGACGCCCGAAGAACAGAAGCAGGTTGAAGAGGCTGCTGCTGCCGCTGCGAAAAATAATCCAGGAGGAGGTGCGAACCCAGGAGGAGGAACGGGCAACGCAGGTCAGTCGGGTCAGTAACGAGGCAAGTGGTAGGAATCGCCCTTGAAGCGATCGCGAGTGAGTGAATTTACGGTGTGGGTGTGAGGTTTCGAACAATGCAAGCTTGGAAAATTTTGGGGAGTGGATTGGTTCTTGGAACTGCCGCGATCGCGGGGCAGCCATCACCAGTCTGGGCCCAAGCCGCATCGACCATCGCGGCAAATCCGTCGGCAACGGAAGTCAATCGGGTTTTGGTGACGCCGACAACGAATGGCATTAGCCTGTCTTTGAGTACAACGGGTACTCAGGCACCACAAGCCTTTTCAACTAATCTCGATAAGGTCTGGGTGACGGATCTGATCGGCGCTCGCCTCAATCTGCCGGAGGGTAAGAGCTTTACTCAGCCGAACCCGGTACCTGGGATCGAGTCGATCGCAGTTTCCCAAGTGAGTGAAAACGGCGTTCGGATCGTTGTGACCGGTAGCGATCGCCCGCCGATTGTGACTAACAGCAGTCGGAATGGTGGGAGCTTGCAGTTTGAACTCAGTACTCAGACTGCGATCGCAGCCGCACCTAGCCCCAGTGCTCCACTAGTCGGTGCTGCTCCCCGACCCAACCTGCGTCCCCCTGCGGCCCCGGCCCCGCAGCGGACTGCCCAAGCGACGCCCCCGACGCCAATTCCAGTCAGCCCAGCACCACAGCCGCCGGTCCAACCCCTAGACCCTCGGCAAGTACTGCAACCGACGCCATCCCCTGCGCCAGGACAACTCCCTCCCCTCCAGCCTCGGGCCGTTGCACCGCCTTTGGGTGATATTGCGATCTCCAACACAGTGCCCCAAGGCACTGCTGTCACCTTCCCGAATGCGCGTCCCGTCCCTCGCATTGCCTTGCGTAATGCTTCCGCGCGGGAAGTACTCAGCATCATTGCAACGTCTGCTGGGTTAAACCTTGTCTATCTTGATAGCAACGGCCAGCCAACTGCTGCGGCCCCAGTGGTTAGTAATGAGCCGAAAGTGAGTGTTGATCTGCAAAATATTGATGCTCAGTCAGCCTTTAACTACGTTCTTCAGATTGCTGGGTTGCAGGCTAGCCGTCGCGATAATGTCATTCTGGTCGGGAGAAACCTGCCGCCCTCTGCTGGTGGGTTAGTTTCCCGGACTTTCCGCCTCAACCAAGCAGTCGCTCAAAACGTAGCGGGCTATCTCACGACTTTAGGGGCTAACTCAGTCGTTTCCTTTACTAAAAAAGTCTGTGTCTCGACTGGTGTGCAGGATACAACTGCAACAGGTGGCGGCGCGGGCACTGGCGCAGGACAAGGTCAGATTCAAACCCTCAGTCAGACTTCGGCTCAATGTTTTGATGAGCCGGAAGTCAAGGAGCTCAAAGTTCCTGGCACTCCAGCCGGCCCATTACCCCTCAAAAACATTTCAATCACCGCAGATATTCGAACGAACAGCCTCTCAATCGTGGGCGATCCCCAAGCAATCAACTTTGCGACAGGTTTAATTCAACAGCTTGACCTTCGAAAAAGACAAGCTTCAGTCAATGTTAAGGTTATTGACCTTGACTTGAATGACCTCAATGCGATCGCGACTAGTTTCTCCTTTGGAATTGGCAACACCCTATTCTCGGGAAGTGGCGGTCTGAGAACGACCGTAATTGATAATGCGGGCTCAGTGATCCAGCCCCCAAATGACAGTGTCTTTAACCCCAGTAACTTACCAGCAGGGATTAACCCAGCGAATCCCTTGTTGGCCTTGCCGAATCAATTGACCAATAATTTCCTTGGTGCTTTATCTGCATCAATTATCAACAACAAAACTAAGTTGCTGACTGACCCCACCTTAATCATTCAGGAAGGAGAAAGAAGCGAAGTCAAACTGACTAGTCAGGTTGTTCAAAAGATTGAATCAGAGACTACAACCAACGGCAGTGGCCCGCCAACCGTTAGCCGAACCATTGACCTTGCAGATGTTGGTCTACAGTTAACCATCAACATTGAACGAATTGATGACAATGGCTTCATTACTCTCACAGTCTTGCCAGCCATTTCATCGCCACAAGATGTTGTGACTTTTGGTGATCCCAACACCAATGGTGTCTTGACAACCCTGATTAAGAAGCGGGAGGTTTCATCGGGCAAAATTCGCTTGAGAGACAGTCAAACGCTCATTCTGTCGGGGATCATCCAAGATGAAGAGCGGGAGCGAGTTGCTAAGATTCCTCTCCTGGGAGATTTGCCACTGATCGGTTCCCTCTTTCGCACCTCTTATACCGATCGCCAGCGGCGAGAAGTTGTGGTGGTGATTACACCGAAGATTTTGGCCGATACGGATGCCACGGTCTTCGGCTATGGCTATCAGCCCAGCCCCCCTGCTCAATCAGTGCTGAACAACACGTTGCAAACTCCCACGGTCGCTCCGCTGCCCTAGTTGTTGCACGCGATCGCTACCTGCATGACCTCTCCTTCTCGAGAGATGGATGTAGGTAGCGATCCTTCAGCACTGGCTACCCGATTCATTCGACACTAAAAATCCCTCCCACAGGAAACTCTGGCGAGGGATTTTTGATGCAGAAGAAGAGCCTATCAGGACTCTTGAAATCTAGCGGTTGGGTTGCGGGGTCAAACGCAGGTAAGGCTTCACTTCCGTGACACCTTTGGGGAATTGCTCACGCGCTTGTTCCGTAGGAATCGACGGCACAACAACAACGTCATCGCCATCGTTCCAGTTAGCCGGCGTCGCAACGCTGTAGTTGTCGGTCAGTTGCAGCGAGTCGATGACTCGCAGCAACTCATCGAAGTTACGGCCAGCGCTGGCAGGATAGGTCAGAGTCAACCGCAGCTTTTTGTTGGGGTCGATGATGAACACCGATCGCACTGTCAGGGTGTTATTTGCGTTGGGGTGGATCATGTCGTACAGATCCGACACCTTGCGATCGGGATCTGCCAAGATCGGGTAGTTGACTTGGGTGCCTTGGGTTTCGTTGATATCGCCAATCCAGCCTTTGTGCGATTCGACGTCATCGACGCTCAGTGCGATCGGCTTGACGTTGCGCTTGGCAAATTCCTCTTCGAGCTTAGCGACGGTGCCCAACTCAGTCGTGCAAACGGGAGTGTAGTCGGCAGGGTGCGAGAACAGGATGACCCAGCTATCTCCGGCCCAATCGTAGGAGTTGATTTCGCCTTCACTGGACTGCTGAGTAAAGTTGGGGACGGTATCGCCGAGACGAAGAGACATAGAAGCTCCTGGCAGAACAATCAGACAGTCTGTCTGTATCCAATTATGCCATCAATACTCCGGTAATTCCTGGGGGAATCTGAACATTCCTTAATGATTAGTGAGTGCGGGCATAATGAACCAGTTGTCCTAATCGCTGTCGAAGGGTTTCGAGTCCCAAGCCCCGAGAAGCTGAGAGAAAAACGGCCTGCGGATATTCGGCTTGAGCGATTGCCAAGGTTTCACTGGTTGCTGCGTCGATTTTATTAAAGGCCAACAAAATTGGGCCTGGCGTCACCGGCATTTCTCGCAAAATGCTCATGACTGACTGGATTTGGGCGTACCAAGCCGGGTGAGACAGATCAACAAGGTGCAGCAGCGCATCCGCTTCTGTGACTTCTTCGAGGGTGGCACGGAAGGCGTCGACCAAGGGGGGCGGCAGCTCGTGAATAAAGCCCACCGTATCGGTCAGCAGGACCACGTCTGGTTCTGACCCTGGGTTGGCATTGAGTACCAGCCGTCGGGTGGTCGGGTCAAGGGTCGCAAACAGCTGGTCGGCTGCGTAGACCTCTGCTTGGGTGAGGATGTTGAGCAGCGTTGACTTGCCAGCATTGGTGTAGCCCACGATCGCGATCGAAGGTAGGGTCTGGCGATGTTGCCGCAGCCGCGATCGGTGCGCTTGCAGCTCTATGACTTGACGTTGCAGCCGCGTGATCCGGCGCTGAATCGCGCGGCGTTCCGTCTCCAGTTTGGTCTCGCCCGGCCCCCGGGTGCCGATGCCGCCGCCTAGGCGCGACAGCGCTTGGCCTTGCCCGGTCAGGCGTGGCAGTTTGTATTCCAACTGGGCTAGTTCGACCTGTAGTTTGCCTGCACCCGATTGGGCGCGCTGCGCAAAAATATCAAGAATCACCTCGGTACGATCGACGACCCGCAGGCCAATTTCCCGCTCAAGATTTCGAGCTTGGGCTGGGGAGAGATCGCGATCGAAAGCAACTAGATTGACCCCGAGGGTTTGAGCCGCCAGCGCCACTTCGGCGACTTTTCCCTCACCCACTACCGTTTGGGGATGGGGCCGCAGGCGTTTTTGCTGGAGGATGGAGGCAACTTCGCCACCCGCTGTTTCGACCAGTCGCTGCAGTTCCAACAACCCTTCTTGGAACCGGCAATCGCTAATGCCTTGCGTCTTGACACCAACGAGGAGAACGCGATCGCGTCCTTCGGCAACGGCTTGGCTAGTGAGTCCCCGCTGCAGCTCTCCCTCCAGCGCCTCGACAAATTCAACGCAGGGCTGCTGCGTGAGATCTTCTAAATCCAGCTCCGGCGACACCGTCCAGCGCTGGTCGGGGTGAGCCAGTAAATGAGCCAGATAGGTTTGAGCAACATAGCCAGTCGCTCCACCGCCTCGTCGGGTTTTGCCTTGGCGAGTCACGCAGAGCCAAATCAGGGCATCCAACCGCTGCAGCGCCATGGTGGTCAGTGCACCTTCATCCGGTGGCTCTGGACTGAGGCTCGTAGTTAGACAGCGTAACCCGCAGAGACGACCCGCCCCATAGCGCGGCAGTTCGACTGGCGGAATTCGGGTTTGGCGGACATTGCCGACGCCAACGCGGGTGACATGACCGCGGCGATCGAGGTAGACCGTGATGGGTTGTTCTATATCTGCACTGATCGCAGCCAGCCGTTCTGCAAATTCTGGAGTCGCCAAGCAATCGAGGCTGAGGCGCACTTTGTACAGGCGATCGAGTTGCTTGAGCTGGCTGGGCTTGAGGCCTTTGAGGTTGCCGTAAATCGTCTCGATAGGACTGAAATCCGTTATAAAGCTACTCCAATTCTAGGAACTGGGGCGATCGCCTGTCGAATTCTTTTGCAAGAGATTAAGCCGCCTCGGGGGTCGACTCATCGACAAACTCAAATTCGGCAAAGACTTCAGGGTCAACGTGACTCAGGCGACTTTGACCGGCAACACGGTCTAATACAAACCCGCGATCGGCCATTTGTCGCAGCAGTTGCGCCGCTTCTTCCAAGCGCTCCGCCATTTGCACAATGCTTTGTGTATCTGCAGTTAGCGCCCGTTCTTCCCAGGTAAAGTACGGCATGGCGATCGCCCTCTGGCAGGATTTGCCGTCAGTGTAGCGATTGGAATCTGAGTCTGCGGGCGATCGTGCAGATTCTGACCAAACTGCTCCGATCGCTCGGTTTTTCAATTCATGTTCCTGCGATCGCAAGAGTCAATCTGTTAGCGTTAGGGGAGTTTTCGCCCAGCCTGCGCAATGAATCTCCTGACCAATTTGCTTGCGCCCGTTGAATCCCCCTCGGGGCCGCGCATCAAAAAACAGCGCCGGGGTGTTGAGATCAAGTCCAGCCGCGAAATTGACATCATGCGGCAGGCAGGCCGGATTGTGGCAACGGTGCTCAAGGAAGTGTCAGAGCGCGTTGAGCCGGGCATGACCACAGCAGACATTGATGCCTATGCCGAGCAACGCATTCGCGAGATGGGCGCAACGCCCAGTTTCAAGGGTTACCACGGGTTTCCCGCCTCGATCTGCGCCAGCGTCAACGACGAAGTGGTGCATGGCATTCCCAATTCGCGCAAAGTGATCCGCGAAGGCGATTTGCTGAAAGTGGATACAGGGGCCTTTTTCCAAGGCTTCCACGGAGACTCTTGCATCACGATCGCGGTGGGTAGAGTCTCGGCAGAAGCAGAAAAATTGCAGCGAGTGGCTGAAGAAGCGCTGTTCAAAGGGATTGAACAAGTCAAAGCAGGGGCGTATCTCCTCGATTTGGCCGGAGCCATTCAGGATCACGTCGAGGCGAATGGCTTCAGCATCGTCGAAGACTACACCGGCCATGGTGTCGGTCGGAACCTTCACGAAGAACCGTCCGTCTTCAACTACCGGACCCGCAGCCTGCCGAATGTGAAATTGCGGGCTGGTATGACCCTCGCGATCGAGCCGATTCTCAATGCGGGCTCCAAGCAGACTCGTACTCTACGCGATAAGTGGACGGTTGTTACCATCGACCGCTCATGGTCGGCTCAATGGGAACACACCGTGCTCGTAACCGAAGACGGCTACGAAATTCTTACCGATCGCACCAAAGTCTAACCCTCTATCTTCTGCGAATCTGCAGCCCCAGCCCTTTTGGCTGGGGCAAAAGAAATTAACCAGACCTTACACAGAGCTTAGGGTCGCCTTAATAGGCTGTTAAACTTGCCTGCCTAGGATAAGCGTTGTGCCTTCCTCAAAGTAAGTTTTTCATGACGACCCTCAAGCCTGCACTGCGTCGTGCTGCTGTACTCCTGCCGATCGCTGCTGTCGCTTCGTCCCTTTTCCCTATCCAAGAGGCAAGCGCTCAGCGTGCACTAGTGACTGCTGACGGTTCTAGCACTGTTTTCCCAATCTCCGAAGCAGTGGCTGAAGAGTTCCAAAAACGCAATAAAAACATCAACGTCACTGTCGGCGTCTCTGGTACTGGTGGTGGCTTTAAGCGTTTCTGCAACGGTGAAATTGACATCGCCAACGCTTCTCGCCCCATCAAGAAAGAAGAAGTTGAAGCTTGCCGTAAAAAGGGCATTCGCTACATCGAGCTGCCCGTCGCTTTTGATGCGTTGACGGTTGTAGTCAACAAGTCCAATCCAGTCAACAGCATCACCACTGCTGAGTTGGCGAAGATCTTTGGCCGCGATGCCGAGAAAAAAACAACCAACTGGCGTCAAGTCAAATCCAGCTTCCCCAATCTGCCTTTGAGAGTCTACGCACCGGGTACTGACTCGGGCACTTACGATTACTTCAACGAGGCAATCCTCAATAAGAAAGGAACTCGGGGCGACCTAACTGCCAGTGAGGATGACAACATTCTGGTGCAAGGGGTGTCGCGCGATCGCGGTGGTATTGGCTTCTTTGGTTTCTCCTACTACGAAGAGAACAAAGGTAAGCTCAAAGCACTTGCTGTTGTTAACAGCAACGGCAAGGCTGTGATGCCTTCTGTCCAAAACGTGCTGAATGGCACTTACGACCCGCTGGCTCGCCCTGTCTTCATCTATGTCAGCGAGCAGGCAGCCAAAAAAGCAAACGTCAGATCGTTTGTGAACTTCTACCTGCAGAATGCAGGCAAGTTGTCGCGGGAAGTAGGATTTGTGCCGTTGCCAGCCAAAGCTTACACCGCTGCCACCCAGCGCTTCAGAAGCAACAAAACTGGCACGGTTTTTGCAGGCAAGAGCCTTGTCGGTGGTTCGATCGAAGACCTACTCAAAGCTGAAGGCATCAACTGAATCTTGATGATTCCGATTTAGTTGTTGAGGCTAGTAGGTTGAGAAACTTCTCGATTTGCTAGCCTTTCCTCTGTCTAGAGAAGTGCTGTTCAACTTATTATCGAAGCACTTTATTTCTAAAGTTAATGAGAAAATATTGAGGTAACAAGATTTATTTAAAGAGTATTAGAGAGTATTAAAAGTGTTGAGTTCTTGACCTTAACCGGATCTTTACTTGGGTAATGCGGAATCCAGCTATGCTTTCCTAGTGTGAGCTTTAGGTAATCAACGGTTAACGTCATGGCTTCCCTAAAATTCCGACTGCTTGGCCTTGCAACGCTGGCAGTCTTGGCAACTACCGCTTGCAGCTCTGGTGAGCAACAATCAAGCGCTGGCGGTGGTTCTGCCCTCAGCGGAGACGTCAAAGTCGACGGCTCCAGCACCGTGTTTCCAATCGGGGAAGCTATGGCTGAAGAGTTCCAGAAAAGCAATGGTGATGTGCGTGTCACTGTAGGAGTTTCTGGTACTGGCGGCGGCTTCAAAAAGTTCTGTGCTGGCGAGACGGATATCTCCAATGCTTCTCGCCCCATCAAATCTTCCGAGATGGAGCTTTGCCAGAAAAATGGAATTGAATACGTCGAGTTGCCGGTTGCCTACGATGCTCTAAGTGTTGTTGTCAACAACGAAAATAACTTTGCGACCTGCTTGACCCCGGCTCAACTCAAGACGGCATGGGATGAGGCCGCAGAAGGGAAAATTTCGAATTGGAATCAGATCGATCCGAGCTTCCCTGATACGCCATTGGTTCTCTATGGCCCTGGCACTGACTCTGGTACCTACGACTACTTCAAAGAAGCCGTCATCGGCGAAGATGGCACTCGCGGCGACTTCACTGCTTCTGAAGACGACAACATCATCGTTCAAGGGGTCGAGCGGAGTCCCGGTGCCATGGGCTTCTTTGGTTTGGCTTACCTCGAAGAAAATGCTGGCAAGCTGAAAGCCCTCAATATCCAAAACTCGAAAGGCGACTGCGTTGCCCCCAGTGTTGAAACCACGCGGGATGGTAGCTACGAGCCCCTCTCGCGGCCGCTCTTTGTCTACATCGCCAAATCGGCTCTAGAGAAACCCCAAGTCCAAGCATTTGCCGAATACTTGGTGAACCCGGCCAACGGTAAGCTGGTAGCAGAAGCTGGCTACATTCAGTTGCCAGACGCTCTCTTACCCAAGGTGGTTGATCGTCTAAAGAATCAAACTACCGGTACCGTTTTTGGTGGCGGTAGCGATGTGGGTGTCAACCTTGCCGAAAAGCTCTAAATAATGAGCCTTGACGAGAAAGCTCGGGTTCCCGAGCTTTCTCGTTTGGATTGTGCGATCGCTAAATCCTTTGTTCCTCTGACTTATGTCTGCTGCGGCCCCACCCTCAAGAGCCTCTTTGTTCAAGCCCAACCGTGAGCGCAACCGGCGCAACGAGTTGATCGTCAAGGCAATCTTTGGCATTTTCGCCTTTGTCTCAGTCTTGACGACATTGGGCATCGTTTTCACGCTGATCTTTGAAACCTACGAGTTTTTCAAAGAAATTCCGCTAATTCGTTTTCTGACAGAAACCCGCTGGACGCCTCTTTTCCCAAGCGCTCAGTTTGGAATTGTAGTGCTCCTATCAGGAACCTTCTCGACTACTCTGATTGCTCTGCTGGTGGCAGTCCCCTTGGGGCTGCTGAGCGCTATCTGCCTAAGTGAGTACGCCACACCTCGGGCACGAAACCTGCTCAAGCCAGCCTTAGAAGTGATTGCTGGTGTCCCTAGCGTTGTCTTTGGCTACTTTGCTCTTCTCTTTGTGACGCCCTTGCTGCAATCCTTTATTCCTGGGTTGCAGGGGTTTAATACCCTCTCCGCTGGGATGGTTTTGGGGATTGCAATCACCCCGCTGGTCGCTTCACTCAGCGAGGACGCCATTTTTGCAGTGCCTAGCAGCATGCGCGAAGGGGCCTATGCCTTGGGTGCAACAAAGCGCGAAACCATTGTCTCCGTCGTTCTACCTGCTGCTTTGTCGGGAATTGTCGCCTCGATTGTCTTGGCGATCTCGCGCGCTGTCGGTGAGACGATGATTGTGGCGATCGCGGCGGGCTTAACCCCAAATCTAACCCTCAACCCCCTAGAACCGGCCCAGACCATGACCTCCTTTATTGTGCAGGTCAGTTTGGGAGACACCCCAACAGGTTCACTGGCCTACAAAACCATTTTTGCCGTGGGGATGACCCTGTTCTTGCTGACGCTCGTGCTCAACATCTTTAGCTACTGGTTCGTGCGTCGCTTCCAGGAGAAATACGAATAATGGCTGCCACAGTTCCCAACCAACCCGCAGCAGCGCCGGCTCGTCCCTTTCGGCCTCGCCTCGCCCATCGTTATCGTCTCGACGCAGTGATGATGACGGCTGCTTGGACGGGTGTTGCGATCGCGCTGCTCGTCTTGCTGGCGTTGATCAGCGATGTCTTCCGCAGCGGCATTCCCTACCTCAATTGGGATTTCTTGACCAGCTTCCCCTCGCGTCGCCCCAGTAGTGCTGGGATTCTTTCCGCTTGGGTCGGAACCGTCTACTCGATCTTTTTGGTTGGCTTGATTGGTTTCCCCTTGGGTGTGGGTGCAGGGATTTACCTCGAGGAGTTTGCGCCAGACAACTGGTTTACCCGTCTGGTAGAAATCAACGTCAACAATTTGGCTGGCGTTCCTGCCATCATCTACGGTCTGCTGGGTCTAGAGCTGTTTGTGCGGATTGCCTCGCCGGTTACAGGCGGTCGCAGCTTGCTATCGGGTTCTTTGACGCTGGCGCTGCTGATCCTTCCGATTGTGATCGTTTCGACTCGGGAGTCACTGCGGGCTGTTCCTGACAGTACCCGTCAGGCAGGCTTTGCCCTTGGTGCTACCCGTTGGCAAGTCGTTCGTACGATCATCGTCCCAGAAGCGGCTTCGGGGATCTTGACCGGTACGATTCTGGGCATTTCCCGTGCGATCGGTGAAGCAGCTCCCCTGATTACGATTGGGGCGTTGACCTTCATTTCCTTCCTGCCCGACAACCTCCAAAGTCCCTTTACCGTCCTGCCAATTCAAATCTTTAACTGGGTCTCTCGTCCCCAGGCTGAGTTCCAGAATTTGGCGGCGGCCGCGATCATCGTGTTGCTAGCGATTTTGCTAACCATGAACTCGATCGCGATCGTGATTCGCAACAAGTTGCAAGTCAAACGCTAAAGCTGTCTGTTCCACTGCCCCTAATTCTGTTGAATTCTTGCTGACTTATGAGCCCCACTGCTGGTGAGAACATTCTGCTAAAGGCCGAAGCCCTCTCGGTTTATTACGGCAATTCGCTTGCGGTCAAAGACGTCTACTTGGAAGTTCTCAAGAACAAGATCGTTGCCTTTATCGGTCCATCGGGTTGCGGCAAGAGCACTATCCTTCGCTGCTTTAACCGGATGAACGACCTGATCAATGGCTGCCGTGTTCAGGGCCGAATCACCTTCCACGATCAGGAAATCAACGACGGTCGTGTCGATGCTGTGGAACTGCGCAGCCGCATCGGCATGGTGTTCCAGAAACCCAACCCCTTCCCCAAGAGCATCTACGAAAACATCGCTTATGGTGCCCGGATTAACGGCTACCAAGGCGATATGGATGAGCTGGTCGAAAAGTCGCTGCGTCAAGCGGCACTCTGGGATGAGGTCAAGGATAAGCTGAAAGATAGTGGTCTTGCCCTCTCGGGTGGTCAGCAGCAGCGGCTTTGCATTGCTCGTACCGTTGCTGTGCAGCCTGAGGTGATCTTGATGGATGAGCCTTGCTCGGCACTCGACCCCATCTCGACCTTGGCGATCGAGGAGTTGATGCAGACTCTGAAAGAGCAGTACACGATCATCATCGTGACTCACAACATGCAGCAGGCTTCTCGAACTTCGGACTACACCGCATTCTTCAATGCGCGGGCAACCGAAGGCGGCGGCAAGATGGGCTACCTGGTGGAATTCGACACCACCGAGAAAATCTTTGATAGCCCAGACCAAGAAGCGACGGCCGACTACGTCAGTGGCCGTTTCGGCTAAACCCCTGAAGCCATCACCCTTTCTGTAACCCGAGGCCAGTCCCAAGCGTCTCGGGTTTTGCTTTGCTGAGCTTGCATTTGGACTATCTGCGATCGCAATCAGTTGCCGTCTGCCGCTGCAGAGTGTCAGGATCGAAGACAGAAAAGACAAGGAAACACATAATGCCACAACTCAGCAAGTCGTTGTCCTTTGATGGACGCGATATTCGGCTGGAGCTGGGCCTGTTCGCCCCACAGGCTGGAGGTTCCGTTCTGATTAGCTCAGGGGACACCGCCGTTTTGGTGGCTGCGACCCGTTCGACGGCACGGGAAGGGATTGATTTTCTGCCGTTGACTGTCGATTACGAAGAGCGGATGTATGCAGCCGGTCGCATTCCGGGCGGCTTTCTCCGCCGTGAAGGGCGTCCTCCTGAACGCGCAACCCTGACTAGCCGCTTGATCGATCGCCCGCTGCGTCCGCTGTTCCCCAGTTGGCTGCGGGATGATCTGCAGGTCGTGGCAACCACACTCTCGATGGACGAGACAGTTCCCCCCGACGTTCTGGCGGCGACTGGCGCTTCGATCGCTACCTTAGTTGCCAAAATTCCCTTCTACGGGCCAATGGCAGCGGTACGAGTAGGCTTAGTTGGCGATGATTTCATCATCAACCCCACCTACCGCGAGATTGAAAAAGGCGACCTTGACCTCGTAGTGGCTGGTACCCCCGCTGGGGTGATCATGGTCGAGGCTGGAGCTAACCAGCTGCCAGAAGCCGACGTGATCGAAGCGATCGACTTTGGCTATGAAGCCGTTCAAGAGTTGATTAAGGCTCAGCAGAGTCTGCTGGCGGAGTTGGGCATCGAGCAGATCCTGCCGGAAGCACCCAACGCCGACAATACCCTCGAGAACTTCGTCCGCGATCGCGCCAGTAGCGGTGTTCAGCAAGTGCTGCAGCACTTTAGCTTCACCAAGTCGGAGCGCGATGCAGCCTTAGATGAGGTTAAAGCCAGCGTCGTTGAAGCGATCGCTGCTCTGCCAGAAGAGGATCCGGTTCGTAGCGTCACTGCCGCAGAACCCAAAGCGCTGGGCAACACCTTCAAAGCCCTGACCAAAACCTTGATGCGTCAGCAAATCCTGCGCGATGGTGTTCGGGTCGATGGTCGGAAACTCGATCAGGTGCGGCCGATCTCCAGTCAGGTTGGCTTGCTGCCGCCGCGAGTCCATGGTTCTGGCCTGTTTCAGCGGGGTCTGACGCAGGTGCTGTCGATCGCGACTCTCGGCACGCCTGGGGATGCGCAAGAACTGGATGATCTGCATCCCGACACCCAGAAGCGCTACCTGCATCACTACAACATGCCCCCCTATTCCGTTGGCGAAACGCGGCCGATGCGATCGCCCGGTCGGCGGGAAATTGGCCATGGCGCTTTGGCAGAGCGCGCGTTGCTTCCCGTGTTGCCGTCCAAGGAAGAATTCCCCTACGTGATTCGGGTGGTTTCCGAGGTGCTGTCCTCCAACGGCTCCACCTCGATGGGCTCCGTCTGCGGCTCGACGCTGGCGCTGATGGATGCTGGCGTCCCCATCAAAAAGCCGGTCAGCGGCGCAGCCATGGGGCTGATCCGCGAAGGCGATGAGTACCGTGTCCTGACCGACATCCAAGGGATTGAAGACTTCTTGGGTGACATG
Protein-coding regions in this window:
- a CDS encoding peroxiredoxin, yielding MSLRLGDTVPNFTQQSSEGEINSYDWAGDSWVILFSHPADYTPVCTTELGTVAKLEEEFAKRNVKPIALSVDDVESHKGWIGDINETQGTQVNYPILADPDRKVSDLYDMIHPNANNTLTVRSVFIIDPNKKLRLTLTYPASAGRNFDELLRVIDSLQLTDNYSVATPANWNDGDDVVVVPSIPTEQAREQFPKGVTEVKPYLRLTPQPNR
- a CDS encoding secretin N-terminal domain-containing protein, with the translated sequence MQAWKILGSGLVLGTAAIAGQPSPVWAQAASTIAANPSATEVNRVLVTPTTNGISLSLSTTGTQAPQAFSTNLDKVWVTDLIGARLNLPEGKSFTQPNPVPGIESIAVSQVSENGVRIVVTGSDRPPIVTNSSRNGGSLQFELSTQTAIAAAPSPSAPLVGAAPRPNLRPPAAPAPQRTAQATPPTPIPVSPAPQPPVQPLDPRQVLQPTPSPAPGQLPPLQPRAVAPPLGDIAISNTVPQGTAVTFPNARPVPRIALRNASAREVLSIIATSAGLNLVYLDSNGQPTAAAPVVSNEPKVSVDLQNIDAQSAFNYVLQIAGLQASRRDNVILVGRNLPPSAGGLVSRTFRLNQAVAQNVAGYLTTLGANSVVSFTKKVCVSTGVQDTTATGGGAGTGAGQGQIQTLSQTSAQCFDEPEVKELKVPGTPAGPLPLKNISITADIRTNSLSIVGDPQAINFATGLIQQLDLRKRQASVNVKVIDLDLNDLNAIATSFSFGIGNTLFSGSGGLRTTVIDNAGSVIQPPNDSVFNPSNLPAGINPANPLLALPNQLTNNFLGALSASIINNKTKLLTDPTLIIQEGERSEVKLTSQVVQKIESETTTNGSGPPTVSRTIDLADVGLQLTINIERIDDNGFITLTVLPAISSPQDVVTFGDPNTNGVLTTLIKKREVSSGKIRLRDSQTLILSGIIQDEERERVAKIPLLGDLPLIGSLFRTSYTDRQRREVVVVITPKILADTDATVFGYGYQPSPPAQSVLNNTLQTPTVAPLP
- the map gene encoding type I methionyl aminopeptidase; protein product: MNLLTNLLAPVESPSGPRIKKQRRGVEIKSSREIDIMRQAGRIVATVLKEVSERVEPGMTTADIDAYAEQRIREMGATPSFKGYHGFPASICASVNDEVVHGIPNSRKVIREGDLLKVDTGAFFQGFHGDSCITIAVGRVSAEAEKLQRVAEEALFKGIEQVKAGAYLLDLAGAIQDHVEANGFSIVEDYTGHGVGRNLHEEPSVFNYRTRSLPNVKLRAGMTLAIEPILNAGSKQTRTLRDKWTVVTIDRSWSAQWEHTVLVTEDGYEILTDRTKV
- a CDS encoding PstS family phosphate ABC transporter substrate-binding protein, whose protein sequence is MTTLKPALRRAAVLLPIAAVASSLFPIQEASAQRALVTADGSSTVFPISEAVAEEFQKRNKNINVTVGVSGTGGGFKRFCNGEIDIANASRPIKKEEVEACRKKGIRYIELPVAFDALTVVVNKSNPVNSITTAELAKIFGRDAEKKTTNWRQVKSSFPNLPLRVYAPGTDSGTYDYFNEAILNKKGTRGDLTASEDDNILVQGVSRDRGGIGFFGFSYYEENKGKLKALAVVNSNGKAVMPSVQNVLNGTYDPLARPVFIYVSEQAAKKANVRSFVNFYLQNAGKLSREVGFVPLPAKAYTAATQRFRSNKTGTVFAGKSLVGGSIEDLLKAEGIN
- the hflX gene encoding GTPase HflX, which produces MRLSLDCLATPEFAERLAAISADIEQPITVYLDRRGHVTRVGVGNVRQTRIPPVELPRYGAGRLCGLRCLTTSLSPEPPDEGALTTMALQRLDALIWLCVTRQGKTRRGGGATGYVAQTYLAHLLAHPDQRWTVSPELDLEDLTQQPCVEFVEALEGELQRGLTSQAVAEGRDRVLLVGVKTQGISDCRFQEGLLELQRLVETAGGEVASILQQKRLRPHPQTVVGEGKVAEVALAAQTLGVNLVAFDRDLSPAQARNLEREIGLRVVDRTEVILDIFAQRAQSGAGKLQVELAQLEYKLPRLTGQGQALSRLGGGIGTRGPGETKLETERRAIQRRITRLQRQVIELQAHRSRLRQHRQTLPSIAIVGYTNAGKSTLLNILTQAEVYAADQLFATLDPTTRRLVLNANPGSEPDVVLLTDTVGFIHELPPPLVDAFRATLEEVTEADALLHLVDLSHPAWYAQIQSVMSILREMPVTPGPILLAFNKIDAATSETLAIAQAEYPQAVFLSASRGLGLETLRQRLGQLVHYARTH